The following DNA comes from Thermogemmatispora onikobensis.
CCGCAGAGGGGCGCCGCCCAAGCAGCCCAGTGCTCTTGCTACCGCTATTAGCGTTGCTCATCGCCCTACCTTTGTTGATTCGCCTGTTCCAGCAACGCCGCCGACGCTCGAAGCTGCCAGCGCGCGTTGTCCCCGCCAGTAAGTTGAAGGAAGCCCGCTCGCGGCTCCGTGAGGCTCGCCATCAGGCTGCCCGCGCGCTCCCTCGTTTGCGCTCGCTGCGGGCCTGAGTCGATCCGATGACCACCGTTGATCACCCTCAGTTGAGCAGGAGAGACGCCACCTGAGACGGTTGGCGTCTCCTCGGCTCTCTCCTTCTTTCGCCGCTCGCTGCTTGACAACCTTCTCCGAAGTCGTTATCCTCCAAAGCAGGGATAGATGCAGAAGATTACAAACAAGCTAGCCCTGATTAAAACGAAGACACGCTTCTGAAAGAGAAAAAGGCTCGCTTGCTTCCAGCAGCTATCTCCTTCCGCTGCCTGCCTGGTCCGCCAGAGTTGCTGCCATCGATTGAGGCACGAGACCAGGCGAGGCCTGTCCTGGCCGGCTCAGGCCCCTTTCGGACCTCGGGGCCTCGGCAGCGAGGAAAGGGCAGGCTGAGCAGGAGGAGCCAGGTTTTGGCTGAGCTGACCTGGTACTTGCGAGCGAGAGAGCAGTAGCCTGCTCTCCCCCGTTGGAGAGAAGAGACAGAGGATGGCTTTTGCGATGAGAGGGCAGTGGCCTGATGCGTATTGGGATCAGAGAGCCAGTCGTGGTCGTCTGCTGGTGCATCTGGTGCTGCTCATGGTGCTGCTACCGCTGCTGGTGGCGCTCCTTGGCAGATCGGCCTTGGGCGGCTTCGACTCGCTCGCCAGCGGCTGCACCGCGTTCTCCCTCTCTCCAGGGCGCACGCCGCCGCTCTATCTGGGCCTGGCGGCCTATCGCTTTGTGGATAAGCTGGCCTATCTGGAGATCGGCGATCGCGCCCTGGGTTTGTCCACCGCCGATCTTTTCGGAAACAATGCCGATTCTTCTCATTACCTGCGTGCCCTCCCTGGCGGTGGGCGTGTGCTTTTCGATGCGCTCGGCCCCGGCCTCTTGACCTTCGCCCGTATGCAGGAGGAGATCGGTGCACCCTGGCTGCTCTACCGCGATGGCGAGCTGCACAAGTTCTCAGCCAGCGATTTGGGCCAGCAACAACCTACCTCACCGCTGGCCAGCCTCTTTCCATATCCTTTCTCCCTAAATGTAGATGAGGACGAGGGCAGCAGTATTATTGCTCTGCCGCTTCCTTTTGCTCAACGCCTGACCCTGAGCACCACGCGCCCCAATGGCAATTTCTATGCGATCTATCGACGCTTTCCCTGGGGGAGCACGCCCCCGCAGTGTTCCGCCAGTATGACAGCGCGGCTGGCCAGCCTGCTGGTTAGTACTCACGCTACGGCGCTGCCTGAGACGGCCCCCTGGCAATGGAAGCGTGGGCAGCTGACCCTGCCGCCAGGGAAGCGTGTGACTTTTCTGACTCTACGGGGGCCTGCCCAGGTGCGGGAATTGACCTTTCGTGTGCCGCTGAGCGAGGCGGTCGCTTTTGGAAGGAGCTGGCTGTCGATCACCTGGGACGGTGAGCGGCAGCCCTCGGTGGTCGCTCCGGTGAAGTTCCTCGCTGGCGATGGCGCTGGCCTCTACCGACCCGTGGGCCGTCCTTTGGTCGCCAGCTGGTTGGCAACAATCCAGAGTGAGAGTAGTGGCAATCAGCGACTGATGGCCTTCCATCTTTATTGGCCGATGCCTTTTTCGCGCAGCGCTCGCCTTATGCTGCAGTCGTCCCAACGGCTGACCACCGTAGACTGGAGCGTGGCTTTTGAGCCTTTTCCCGATCCTCCCAGCTGGTGGGGGACCTTTCATGCTACCTATACCAGTGTGCCCCATCCGCCACAGGGCCAGGCCCTGACTTTGCTGGACGTCCACGGAAGTGGCAAGCTTGTGGGAACGGTGATTAATTTCTGGCGACCCGACGGGACGCTGGAAGGCAATCCAGAGATCACGCTCGACGATAGCCTGACTCCTCAAATCGAGGTCACAGGCACCGAAGAGTGGGGCCTCGGCGGCGATTACTGGCACGGCGGGCACCAGACCAGCCTGCCCCTGGGCGGCTTTCCCAGCGGTCCAGCTAATCCCCTGGGGAGCGAGCGCGATGGTGCCGCCCTCTACCGTTTCCTGGTTGCCGACAGCATCCCTTTCAACCGCCATCTGGTCTTCCGGCTGGGACATGGTAGCCACAATCAGAGTCCTTACCCCTATCGCGCTCTCTTGCTCTGGTATGGGACAGTACGTCAGACGGCGACTCTTAGCGATACACTGCTCCCCGCACAGGCAGGCAGCCGCTTCCAACACGGCTACCAGGCCGTAGATGAACACTTCTATGATCTGCACGCCGCCGCTATTTACCAACAGGGGAATATCACGCGCAGCGGCACTGTCAGTGCGGCGAGCGGGGCGCTCTCGTTCAGTCTCCGCCTGGCGGCCAATAACGTCGGGGCTTTTCTGCGCCGTCTTTTTGACTACTGCACCCCCAATCAGAGCGCCGCAGTCTACGTGGATGGGGCCTTCGCCGGGATCTGGTACAGCGCCGGTGTGGCCAACCACGGCCCGCCCGGCTCGCCTCGCCACTGCTGGCGCGAGGAAGACTATCCGCTGCCAGCTCAGTTGACGGCGGGCAAAAGCGCCATCCATCTGCGTCTTGTCCCCGTCTCTTTGAGCCAGACATCCTTATCAGCCTGGACGGCCTTCCGCTACCAAGCGTATAGCTTCCTGCCCTAGACCAGTCTCCTCTGCCCGCAGCGGCTCACACACTTGTGCCCCGGAAGCGCACCTTACATCCAGTAAGATCGACATCCTTTCACCATGAGACCGGTAGAAATCACAGGCATCTGTCAACTGATCATGGTAGGCTATCGTTACGACAGCAGTGCTCATCTTGAGCACAGTGACTATTGCGTCCACCGCGGCCTGTATTGTAGACCGCGCAGCAAGGAGGCATAGCTATGAGCCGGTCAGCTTCTTACGCTACTGCCGCCGCCCCGAGCGAGGCGCGGCCCCTGATTCCCGCTCAGGGCAATGGGCGCCGTCTACTACGACGACTGAGCGCCCTCCAGCAGGAAGTGGCCGAAGTCGTGGAGGAGGCAGTTGAGAGCGGCAGTCATACGAATGGGCCCCGTGTTCAGGCCCTGGAGGAGGCATTTAAGATCTATCTGCAGGTGGTCGATGCGATCGCCGTCAATAGCGGCAGCTCTGCTTTGCGGGCCGCCTGCGAGCTGCTGCGCCTGCCCCCGGGAGCCGAGGTCATTGTCCCATCCTACACGTTTATTATGACCGCATATGCGGTCAACGATGCCTTTGCCTTCGAGTCCCAGAGCGGAGCGCTGGCCAAAGGCGGTCTGATTCCTGTCTTTGTCGATATCGATCCTCAGACCTATACGATCGATCCGGCCAGCGTCAGGGACGCCCTAAGCGAGCGCACGCGAGCCATCATCGCCGTCCATATGCTGGGTCAAATGGCTGACATGCGCCCCCTGCTCGATCTGGCCGATGAGCACGAGCTTTTTCTCATCGAGGATGCCGCCCAGGCCCACGGCGCGACCTACTGCGATCCCCAGACGAACCATATTTACCAGGCGGGGAGCATGGGCGATTGCGGCTGCTTTTCGCTGAGCGATGTGAAAAATATCGGCTCGCTGGGCTGCGATGCGGGCCTGCTGACGTTGACTAGACGCCTCGGCTCCCGCCTGCCAGCTCTCTCCGCCGAGGCCCGTGCCTGGCGCAATACGGGTCGCCTCGGGCGGCATCGCTATGAGCATCAGACCTGGGGTATCCGCGCACGGATGGACGAGTATTCGGCCTCAGAGTGTCTGGCCCAGCTGCACTATCTGGCTAGTTGGGTAAGCCGTCGCCAGGAGATTGCCGCACGCTATAACGCTGCTCTGGCTGGCACTTCTTTCACGCCCCCCTATAC
Coding sequences within:
- a CDS encoding DegT/DnrJ/EryC1/StrS family aminotransferase yields the protein MSRSASYATAAAPSEARPLIPAQGNGRRLLRRLSALQQEVAEVVEEAVESGSHTNGPRVQALEEAFKIYLQVVDAIAVNSGSSALRAACELLRLPPGAEVIVPSYTFIMTAYAVNDAFAFESQSGALAKGGLIPVFVDIDPQTYTIDPASVRDALSERTRAIIAVHMLGQMADMRPLLDLADEHELFLIEDAAQAHGATYCDPQTNHIYQAGSMGDCGCFSLSDVKNIGSLGCDAGLLTLTRRLGSRLPALSAEARAWRNTGRLGRHRYEHQTWGIRARMDEYSASECLAQLHYLASWVSRRQEIAARYNAALAGTSFTPPYTAPGRGHAFFNYMVKAPTLEARHLLESRLRAAGIQVADTYSVVPDQPLYRQGLLPCRTVAAERAREVAHLLVAIPCYPELGEEEIARIEEVLSRCP
- a CDS encoding DUF2961 domain-containing protein → MAFAMRGQWPDAYWDQRASRGRLLVHLVLLMVLLPLLVALLGRSALGGFDSLASGCTAFSLSPGRTPPLYLGLAAYRFVDKLAYLEIGDRALGLSTADLFGNNADSSHYLRALPGGGRVLFDALGPGLLTFARMQEEIGAPWLLYRDGELHKFSASDLGQQQPTSPLASLFPYPFSLNVDEDEGSSIIALPLPFAQRLTLSTTRPNGNFYAIYRRFPWGSTPPQCSASMTARLASLLVSTHATALPETAPWQWKRGQLTLPPGKRVTFLTLRGPAQVRELTFRVPLSEAVAFGRSWLSITWDGERQPSVVAPVKFLAGDGAGLYRPVGRPLVASWLATIQSESSGNQRLMAFHLYWPMPFSRSARLMLQSSQRLTTVDWSVAFEPFPDPPSWWGTFHATYTSVPHPPQGQALTLLDVHGSGKLVGTVINFWRPDGTLEGNPEITLDDSLTPQIEVTGTEEWGLGGDYWHGGHQTSLPLGGFPSGPANPLGSERDGAALYRFLVADSIPFNRHLVFRLGHGSHNQSPYPYRALLLWYGTVRQTATLSDTLLPAQAGSRFQHGYQAVDEHFYDLHAAAIYQQGNITRSGTVSAASGALSFSLRLAANNVGAFLRRLFDYCTPNQSAAVYVDGAFAGIWYSAGVANHGPPGSPRHCWREEDYPLPAQLTAGKSAIHLRLVPVSLSQTSLSAWTAFRYQAYSFLP